In Malus sylvestris chromosome 2, drMalSylv7.2, whole genome shotgun sequence, the genomic stretch GGCGATGTTGGTGCTGGTGGTCAAGTACCTCATCTACGGGGGATTCTAGCGTACACCCGAGGACATATCTCCCCTTTCCTATACAAATTATGTATAGGAAGCGGGAGGTCCATGACAGCCAAGAATCGCCTATCATACACCATGGATCTCCTCATCATTCGTTTCTAACGGGTACTATGATTGTTTGCTCCTTATTCAACCATTCCCAGTCTCAGTTTCCTTATAAACTTCAAATTTAAGCTGTAAATCTGGTTCTGTAATGCATTTCGACATCAAAAGTTCACGCGTGGGAGTGGTTGACGAACCTTTCCGCCATCGTGAAACAGTACGTAAAGAGgagtaaaacataaaattttcttcaaaattGGTAACCCGCTTATGCATTATAatgtatatgtacaaaatattgGAAGCAGATGCAAAATTGGGACAGAACATGTTCCATCTATTGGCACATAAACAACGGCTTCTCAGACGGAACAACCAGCCCTACTTCCGGAGCTGCATTACCAGGTACGTCATTTGTGGAACACTAAAATTGGTCTGTTGAATCCGGTTTTGCTGCCCGACACGCTTGAAGCGATGTCCTCCACCTTTCTGAATCCTATCTGTGATCATATTGAGTATCAGATATTCCCAGATCTTAACCGATTGTTAGCAAAAATACCATCTGGATTCGAACTATATAAGACGATTGAACATACTTTATCCAGAAGCAAGTCTTGAAAATCTTTCGGATAGAACATAAGATTTCTATAATTTTCTTTAGTTGTCTGCACAACGGAACAAGTAAAGCAATGAAACCTAAAACTCGAAAAGTCACAAATGCCGTAAAAGACGATTACCTCAGAAACTCGATAATTCTTTTCGTAGGACGTCCAAGGTTGAGGTTCCAACACAAAAATTCCGCCCTGCTCACACGAAGAAAAATTCGTCATACTTTTCTCCTCAAGGTTATCCTGTTACTAGGGGACGTTATAAATCAAGATTATCTTAAACTAAAATTCCATGTTTAGTTGACAGAAGGCGAGAAAAGAAAAACGAAACAAGCATGGCATATCAATGGTTATGAGAATTACCAGACGAAGTAGACTCCAAACCCTTGTAAATAATGTAATCAATCCATCGTCACCCCAGTTCAGATGAATCCATTTCGACACGCTCAAACTGTAGTCAAGAACAACACATTAAGGAATGTAATGTTATACTAGCAAATGCGACGTTATGACTGCGTATAGAAAAGCACGCATCAAGACGCAaattttgcataaaataaaagaaaaactaatgaaaataacttgaaaactatGAGTTTTAACgacaaggacaaaataaaggttaaagtgaataatatcataattgactttttagtgtaaaaatgtggttttttgttaaaatgaacggTATCGGGagattttcattaaagttccctaaaataaaCAGATAGAAACCCAATGCTAATGTGAGCTATCAGATATGGGAATCACATTCACTAGAGCTCAATGTTACAGGCATAAACAAAAAACCGGGGTGACCAGGGGAATCACATCCACCAGTTGTCTCATGAGAGGTACTTGTTCTGGGAGTACTACTCTTCGATGGTCGATGGATAGACAATACCTCGTTACTTCTTAGATgtagaaaaatctgaaatttcAGAACTCCATGGCGATCTATACTCTACGTTATTCTTATTTGGTCAACCCGTTTGGTAAACAGAGACGATACGGTATAATCAACAAACTCGtaaaacataaatttcaaaTACGATTTAAACTGAGAGAAAAGTACCAATTTGAATGGTCATGATTCCAGAATTGCAGCCAATGTCAAG encodes the following:
- the LOC126588096 gene encoding probable RNA methyltransferase At5g51130, whose product is MSSSQKEKKGAEEREQQHGQISNKKRKEIFPYGNYKSYYGYWIGQEMEEDARLMVFKKEWFEGKDCLDIGCNSGIMTIQIGTFLSLTLALGFYLFILGNFNENLPIPLSVSKWIHLNWGDDGLITLFTRVWSLLRLGGIFVLEPQPWTSYEKNYRVSETTKENYRNLMFYPKDFQDLLLDKIGFRKVEDIASSVSGSKTGFNRPILVFHK